A single genomic interval of Bos javanicus breed banteng chromosome 8, ARS-OSU_banteng_1.0, whole genome shotgun sequence harbors:
- the BARX1 gene encoding homeobox protein BarH-like 1, translated as MQRPGEPGAARFGPPEGCADHRPHRYRSFMIEEILTEPPGPKGAAPAAAAAAAGELLKFGVQALLAARPFHSHLAVLKAEQAAVFKFPLAPLGCSGLGSALLAAGPGLPGAAGAPHLPLELQLRGKLEAPGAGEPGTKAKKGRRSRTVFTELQLMGLEKRFEKQKYLSTPDRIDLAESLGLSQLQVKTWYQNRRMKWKKIVLQGGGLESPTKPKGRPKKNSIPTSEQLTEQERAKEAEKTVEAPGEASDRSHED; from the exons ATGCAGCGGCCGGGGGAGCCGGGCGCAGCGCGCTTCGGGCCGCCCGAGGGCTGCGCCGACCACCGGCCGCACCGCTACCGCAGCTTCATGATCGAGGAAATCCTCACTGAGCCTCCGGGGCCCAAGGGCGccgctcccgccgccgccgccgccgccgcgggcgAGCTGCTCAAGTTCGGCGTGCAGGCGCTACTGGCGGCGCGGCCCTTCCACAGCCACCTGG CCGTGCTGAAGGCCGAGCAGGCGGCGGTGTTTAAGTTCCCGCTGGCGCCGCTCGGCTGCTCCGGACTGGGCTCGGCGCTGCTGGCCGCGGGGCCTGGGCTCCCCGGCGCGGCGGGCGCTCCGCACCTGCCGCTGGAGCTGCAGCTTCGCGGGAAGCTGGAGGCGCCAGGCGCTGGGGAGCCGGGCACCAAGGCCAAGAAGGGGCGTCGGAGCCGCACCGTGTTCACCGAGCTGCAGCTGATGGGCCTAGAGAAACGCTTTGAGAAGCAGAAGTACCTCTCCACGCCGGACAG AATAGATCTCGCCGAGTCCCTGGGTCTGAGCCAGTTGCAAGTTAAGACGTGGTACCAGAATCGAAGGATGAAGTGGAAGAAAATA GTGCTACAGGGCGGCGGCCTGGAGTCTCCCACCAAGCCCAAGGGGAGGCCAAAGAAGAACTCCATCCCCACGAGCGAACAGCTGACGGAGCAGGAGCGCGCCAAGGAGGCGGAGAAGACGGTGGAAGCACCAGGCGAGGCCAGCGACCGGAGCCACGAGGACTGA